A stretch of the Prochlorococcus marinus str. MIT 0918 genome encodes the following:
- a CDS encoding SOS response-associated peptidase, which translates to MCSRYELTTTFSNLPSLLKQSLPKGFEENYTPQKLIRPTDHVLVLKKEIKVSTSIMLWSFIAEWAKDPFHKGIAKPFNARAETVGEKKLFKGSWKNKRCLIPASGFFEKGHRICRIDKQTFWLGGIWNRWMSPDGSEIESCCVLTTEPNKLIKPLHSRMPVIIPNGLEDYWLDSFKNGLELKTLQSMLCGWNPKPWKSEQIIKQQTSQTSLF; encoded by the coding sequence ATGTGTAGTAGGTATGAACTAACAACTACATTCTCAAACCTACCGTCGCTTTTAAAGCAAAGCCTCCCTAAAGGTTTCGAAGAAAACTACACACCACAAAAGTTAATCAGACCTACGGACCATGTCCTTGTACTAAAAAAAGAAATCAAAGTAAGTACTTCAATAATGCTTTGGAGTTTTATCGCTGAATGGGCTAAAGACCCTTTCCATAAGGGGATAGCTAAACCTTTTAATGCAAGGGCTGAAACTGTTGGTGAGAAAAAATTATTTAAAGGAAGCTGGAAAAACAAAAGATGTCTCATCCCTGCGAGTGGATTCTTTGAAAAAGGTCACCGCATATGCAGAATAGATAAACAAACTTTTTGGTTAGGAGGCATTTGGAATAGGTGGATGTCACCTGATGGGAGTGAAATTGAAAGTTGTTGCGTTTTAACTACTGAACCAAACAAATTAATAAAACCCTTACATAGTCGAATGCCAGTTATCATCCCAAATGGATTAGAAGACTATTGGCTAGATTCATTTAAAAATGGGCTTGAACTTAAAACACTACAATCTATGTTGTGTGGTTGGAATCCAAAACCATGGAAATCCGAACAAATCATTAAACAACAAACTTCTCAAACAAGTTTGTTTTAA